GTCGGACGTGCTGGTGCGTCGGTGCCGATCCCGTCGCGTGCGGCGCAGCCTCGCCGGGCGCCGTGCCGGCTCGTCGCTCGACCGCGTGCCACCCGTTCGTCCTGCTGCTGCCCGTCCCCCGCGGCCACGACACGGCCGGGTGAGGTGCGCGGACGCACCGGCTGACCTCCCGAGGTGCGTGCGACACTCGGAGGATGAGCCAGCACACCCCCACCGGCGGCACGACGTCGGGCACCCCTCCGACGACCGCCGCAGGGACGCGGCTCGACCCCTGGCTCGGCGCGTACGCCGACCGGACCCACGGGATGCGCGCCTCGGAGATCCGCGCGCTGTTCGCCGTCGCCAACCGGCCGGAGGTCGTCTCGCTCGCCGGTGGGATGCCCAACCTCGACGGCCTCCCCCTCGACGTCCTCGCCGACGTCGCCCAGCGCGTCGTCGCGACGCGCGGCACGACGGCGCTGCAGTACGGCTCCGGGCAGGGCGACGAGACGCTGCGGGAGCAGATCCTCGAGGTCATGCGCCTCGAAGGCATCCACGCGCACCCGGACGACGTGGTCGTCACCACCGGGTCGCAACAAGCCCTCGATCTTGTCACGCGGCTCTTCGTCAACCCCGGCGACGTCGTCGTCGCGGAGGCGCCGAGCTACGTCGGCGCTCTCGGGGTGTTCCGCGCCTACCAGGCCGACGTCGTCCACGTGCCGCTCGACGCCCACGGGCTCGTGCCCGCCGCGCTCGAGGAGGCTCTGACCCGGCTGGCCGTCGAGGGCCGCCGCGTCAAGCTGCTGTACACGGTCCCGAACTTCCACAACCCTGCGGGTGTGACGCTCTCCGCCGAGCGCCGCCCCCAGATCCTCGAGATCTGCCGGCGTCACGGCGTCCTCGTGCTCGAGGACAACCCATACGGCCTGCTCGGCTTCGACGGTGACCCGATCCCCGCCATGCGATCGCTCGACGAGGACGGGGTCATCTACCTCGGCTCGTTCTCCAAGACGTTCGCGCCCGGGTACCGCGTCGGGTGGGCCGTCGCGCCGCACGCCGTGCGCGAGAAGCTCGTGCTGGCGTCCGAGTCCGCCATCCTCTGCCCGTCCAACGCGTCGCAGCTCGCGATCAGCGCCTACCTCACGACGTGCGACTGGCGCGGCCAGATCAAGGCGTTCCGCGAGATGTACCGCGAGCGGCGCGACGCGATGATGGGCGCGCTCGCCGAGCACCTGCCCGACGCGACGTGGACCGTCCCGGACGGCGGCTTCTACACATGGGTCCGCCTGCCCGACGGGCTCGA
The Cellulomonas sp. NS3 DNA segment above includes these coding regions:
- a CDS encoding PLP-dependent aminotransferase family protein, with amino-acid sequence MSQHTPTGGTTSGTPPTTAAGTRLDPWLGAYADRTHGMRASEIRALFAVANRPEVVSLAGGMPNLDGLPLDVLADVAQRVVATRGTTALQYGSGQGDETLREQILEVMRLEGIHAHPDDVVVTTGSQQALDLVTRLFVNPGDVVVAEAPSYVGALGVFRAYQADVVHVPLDAHGLVPAALEEALTRLAVEGRRVKLLYTVPNFHNPAGVTLSAERRPQILEICRRHGVLVLEDNPYGLLGFDGDPIPAMRSLDEDGVIYLGSFSKTFAPGYRVGWAVAPHAVREKLVLASESAILCPSNASQLAISAYLTTCDWRGQIKAFREMYRERRDAMMGALAEHLPDATWTVPDGGFYTWVRLPDGLDAKAMLPRAVTARVAYVPGTAFYADGQGSDHMRLSFCYPTPERIREGVRRLAGVVSGESELVSLFGAGLGGTRGDVQAPGPDVS